The window TCGTTTAAGGGTTATTTCATTTTCCATCATCTAGTCAATAATGTCCTGTCCAGCGCAGTCGAGACATTATGCAGCATTTTAATCTCGAAAGCAATGATAGGGACAATCTATTCTCAAATATAGGGTATTTGGATTATTTCCAAAACTTTTTATGGATTATTTCCAATATTTGGAATTTTTCCATATTTTTGATTGGAATATTTCCAAGATATGAACTTTGAAAGAATTCGAGAAAAACTGAACATTCTAGCGGATGCCGCCAAATACGATGTTTCCTGCGCCAGTAGCGGAAGTAACCGAACCAACGCAAACAAGGGGTTGGGGAACGCTTCCAAAATGGGAATTTGCCATAGCTATACTGCGGATGGACGTTGCGTGTCTCTTTTAAAGATCCTGCTTACTAACCACTGTATTTTTGATTGCGCCTATTGTGTGACACGGAAAAGCAACGATGTTCCAAGGGCAGCTTTCAAGGTACAGGAAGTAGTTGATCTGACCATTAATTTTTACAGAAGAAACTATATCGAAGGGCTTTTTTTGAGTTCCGGGATATTTAAAAGTCCCGACCACACCATGGAGCGCTTGATTGCGGTGGCCAAAAAGCTCCGCGAAGAGGAAAACTTCAACGGTTACATTCATTTAAAGTCCATTCCAGGGGCAAGTGACGAATTGATGTACGAGGCGGGACTCTATGCAGATAGACTTTCCGTAAATATTGAAGTGCCAACGGTTTCAGGACTTAAACTGTTGGCTCCCGACAAAAAGCACGAGGATTTTACCAAACCCATGGAAAAGGTGAAAAATGAAATCGTTCGCTACACCTCGGAACGTAAAATCATTAAAAGTACA is drawn from Flagellimonas sp. MMG031 and contains these coding sequences:
- a CDS encoding putative DNA modification/repair radical SAM protein; the protein is MNFERIREKLNILADAAKYDVSCASSGSNRTNANKGLGNASKMGICHSYTADGRCVSLLKILLTNHCIFDCAYCVTRKSNDVPRAAFKVQEVVDLTINFYRRNYIEGLFLSSGIFKSPDHTMERLIAVAKKLREEENFNGYIHLKSIPGASDELMYEAGLYADRLSVNIEVPTVSGLKLLAPDKKHEDFTKPMEKVKNEIVRYTSERKIIKSTPKYAPAGQSTQMIVGASGESDKDIMYSATYYYKTYNMKRVYYSGYVPVTHDSRLPAIGTQVPMLRENRLYQTDWLLRFYGFSVKELLNNEHPNLDMEVDPKLSWALRNLHHFPVDVNSADKRLLARIPGIGLRSVDKIVKARKFRKLNWDHLKKMGVALNRAQYFMVCDSRFWERRDLDAEKIKGMILQHSTGKFRNQYSTQLSLFN